One genomic region from Limibacillus halophilus encodes:
- a CDS encoding MerR family transcriptional regulator codes for MATARGNGKSAAAFRTISEVADELDVPQHVLRFWESKFTQVKPLKRGGGRRYYRPEDVELLRQIRELLYDDGYTIKGVQKLLREGQLTRAGAASAAEQSSEPLARSGHPKAKEAAKAGREAAASALPREKRKELEGIMRDLLNLRAELKRLPRN; via the coding sequence ATGGCGACCGCCAGGGGAAATGGGAAATCCGCCGCGGCTTTTCGCACGATCAGTGAAGTAGCCGACGAATTGGACGTCCCACAGCACGTGCTCCGATTTTGGGAATCGAAGTTCACACAGGTTAAACCGCTCAAGCGTGGCGGTGGGCGGCGCTACTATCGCCCGGAAGATGTCGAGTTGTTGCGTCAGATTCGCGAGCTTCTTTACGACGACGGTTATACCATCAAGGGCGTTCAGAAGTTGCTCCGTGAAGGTCAGTTGACGCGGGCGGGCGCTGCCAGCGCCGCCGAGCAGTCCTCCGAACCCTTGGCCCGTTCGGGACACCCCAAAGCCAAGGAAGCGGCCAAGGCGGGCCGCGAGGCCGCAGCAAGCGCACTGCCGCGCGAAAAGCGGAAGGAACTCGAAGGAATCATGCGCGATCTTCTCAACCTGCGCGCTGAATTGAAGCGCCTCCCGCGCAATTGA
- a CDS encoding cysteine hydrolase family protein yields the protein MRKTCDHHHHHDNHDGDINRRSFLTTGVAGVAGAAAATSILGASKAEAAGMSAYADPAEPALPPSSMALEKGRAALLVVDPQIDFLSPQGVTWGVVGESVTEHNVVENIGRLFRAAKAANMPVVISPHYYYPHDHGWEFEGALEKVMHSIGMFDRPGPLDVDGLEGSGADFMAEYKDYIFDGKTIIASPHKVYGPEQNDAGLQLRKLKVDQIILAGMSANLCVESHMREFLEQGFEVAVVRDATAGAKVPEGDGYLAALINFRMIANALWSTDEAVEHMRALNA from the coding sequence ATGAGAAAGACATGCGATCACCATCATCATCACGACAATCATGACGGCGACATCAACCGCCGGAGCTTCCTGACGACCGGTGTTGCCGGCGTCGCCGGTGCGGCAGCAGCGACATCCATCCTGGGCGCGTCAAAAGCCGAGGCTGCCGGCATGAGCGCCTATGCTGACCCGGCCGAGCCCGCCCTGCCGCCCTCTAGCATGGCTTTAGAAAAGGGCCGTGCCGCGCTTCTCGTCGTCGATCCGCAAATCGACTTTCTCAGCCCACAGGGCGTGACATGGGGTGTCGTCGGAGAAAGTGTCACGGAACACAACGTGGTCGAGAACATCGGCCGCCTGTTCCGCGCCGCCAAAGCCGCCAACATGCCCGTCGTGATCTCCCCCCACTACTACTATCCGCATGACCATGGCTGGGAATTTGAAGGCGCCCTCGAGAAGGTAATGCACTCGATCGGCATGTTCGATCGGCCCGGTCCGCTCGATGTCGATGGTCTCGAAGGCTCCGGCGCTGATTTCATGGCCGAGTACAAGGACTACATCTTCGACGGAAAGACCATCATCGCCTCGCCACATAAGGTTTATGGTCCCGAGCAGAACGATGCCGGGCTGCAGCTCCGCAAGCTGAAAGTAGACCAGATCATCCTCGCCGGCATGTCCGCAAACCTTTGTGTGGAAAGCCACATGCGGGAGTTTCTTGAGCAAGGCTTCGAGGTTGCGGTCGTCCGCGATGCCACGGCTGGCGCCAAGGTGCCGGAAGGTGACGGCTATCTCGCTGCGCTCATCAACTTCCGCATGATAGCAAATGCGCTCTGGAGCACAGATGAAGCCGTGGAGCACATGCGCGCGCTCAACGCCTGA